A genomic region of Rhodospirillales bacterium contains the following coding sequences:
- a CDS encoding DegT/DnrJ/EryC1/StrS family aminotransferase, translating into MVQLAINGGTPVIKQPLTHYNPLGQEEKDAVMAVMETGVLSKYLGCWDEDFWGGPVVKELEAYVADLVGAKYALAVNSATSGLYAAMGAFGIGPGDEVIVPPYTMVASVTSAIVWGAIPVFADIDPDTFCISPQSIREKITPRTKAIVAVDIFGHPADYDEIMQIAKDHNLMVLEDAAQSPGVKYKGRMCGTLADAGVYSLNYHKHIHCGEGGIVFTNDETLMKKIALIRNHAEAVVRDMGFNDLPNMVGQNYRLSELHAAIALEQYKKLDPLVKKRIGHANSLRQRLANIEGLTPPYVQDNCEHAFYIFPIKYDREKMGGIDRSLFIAALNAEGVPAGGGYVKPIYLEPMYQQKIAIGKNGWPFTLGETNYDKGLCPECEKQHEKELITLEIHSQLSGKEVDLIATAFEKIAANMGELKETKQSA; encoded by the coding sequence ATGGTCCAGCTTGCTATAAACGGTGGAACCCCGGTCATAAAACAACCCCTAACCCACTATAACCCTTTGGGACAGGAAGAAAAAGACGCCGTTATGGCCGTCATGGAAACCGGCGTACTTTCAAAATATCTCGGCTGCTGGGACGAAGATTTTTGGGGTGGTCCCGTTGTCAAAGAACTCGAAGCTTACGTTGCCGACCTCGTTGGTGCCAAATATGCTCTGGCCGTCAATTCAGCAACATCCGGCCTTTACGCCGCCATGGGTGCCTTCGGCATAGGCCCTGGCGACGAAGTGATAGTTCCCCCCTACACAATGGTTGCATCCGTTACCTCCGCCATAGTCTGGGGAGCCATTCCGGTTTTTGCCGATATCGACCCCGACACGTTTTGCATCTCGCCGCAAAGCATCCGGGAAAAGATTACGCCGCGTACCAAGGCCATCGTAGCCGTCGATATTTTTGGCCACCCGGCTGACTACGATGAAATCATGCAAATCGCAAAAGACCACAACCTGATGGTTCTGGAAGATGCCGCCCAGTCTCCGGGCGTAAAATACAAAGGCCGCATGTGCGGCACACTCGCCGATGCGGGCGTCTACAGCCTGAATTACCACAAGCACATCCACTGCGGCGAAGGTGGCATCGTTTTCACAAACGATGAAACATTAATGAAAAAAATAGCCCTGATCCGCAACCACGCCGAAGCCGTCGTCCGCGACATGGGTTTTAATGATCTGCCCAACATGGTTGGCCAGAATTATCGCCTCTCCGAACTCCATGCCGCCATCGCGCTGGAACAGTATAAAAAACTGGATCCTCTCGTCAAAAAACGCATCGGCCATGCCAATTCGTTAAGACAAAGGCTCGCAAATATCGAAGGACTAACGCCACCCTACGTTCAGGATAATTGTGAACACGCTTTTTATATATTTCCGATTAAATACGACCGTGAAAAAATGGGGGGTATCGATCGCAGCCTTTTCATCGCCGCCCTGAACGCAGAAGGCGTACCGGCCGGCGGTGGCTATGTGAAACCGATTTATCTGGAACCCATGTACCAGCAAAAAATAGCGATCGGCAAAAACGGCTGGCCCTTTACCCTCGGAGAGACAAACTACGACAAAGGCTTGTGCCCGGAGTGCGAAAAGCAGCATGAAAAAGAATTGATAACACTGGAAATTCACTCGCAATTATCCGGAAAAGAAGTGGATCTTATTGCAACAGCCTTCGAAAAAATTGCTGCCAACATGGGCGAATTAAAAGAGACAAAACAATCGGCCTGA
- a CDS encoding Gfo/Idh/MocA family oxidoreductase — MTPRQAPYSAIVIGCGFIGSQFNETPTYDPRHTHAASYAEHPRTRFAAVCDTSAERSAAAAKHWDVDAYTDIWEILDKTNPEIVSIASSTETHAEILNTVLQHPSVKAILCEKPITKDVQESQNLVEDARAKNIILSVNYSRRFNKGFQKAKQMIEKDELGNIRIATSIYQKGILNNGSHFIDLFRFLMGEIISVQAEPDPDATYDSDLSGRLIFENGLSAYIHGGSSVGDSFADIDLIGTKARIRTEQCGHVILKYDLEPSPLFPGYTDFGIAKNISGGLIDFTYNAINDIIECLDGTKIRPSCTGEDAVCALAIVDALVLSARTGTMIEVK; from the coding sequence ATGACGCCTCGGCAAGCGCCCTATTCAGCTATTGTTATCGGTTGTGGTTTCATCGGCAGTCAATTTAATGAAACCCCTACTTATGACCCGCGCCATACCCACGCCGCCAGCTATGCAGAACATCCACGCACGAGATTTGCCGCTGTCTGTGACACATCCGCAGAACGATCCGCCGCCGCCGCCAAGCACTGGGATGTCGATGCCTACACAGATATCTGGGAAATTCTGGACAAAACAAACCCTGAGATTGTCAGCATCGCATCGTCCACAGAAACACATGCCGAGATTCTCAACACAGTGCTCCAACACCCCTCCGTAAAGGCAATACTGTGCGAAAAACCAATCACAAAAGATGTGCAGGAAAGTCAGAATCTTGTCGAAGACGCCCGCGCAAAAAATATAATTTTATCTGTTAATTACAGTCGTCGTTTCAACAAAGGCTTTCAAAAAGCAAAGCAGATGATCGAAAAGGACGAACTCGGCAACATCCGCATAGCAACATCCATTTATCAGAAGGGAATCCTGAACAACGGATCTCACTTTATTGACCTATTTCGTTTCCTTATGGGCGAAATCATTTCTGTTCAGGCAGAACCTGATCCGGACGCAACATACGATTCCGATTTATCCGGGCGTCTTATTTTTGAAAACGGACTATCCGCCTACATTCATGGCGGCTCCTCAGTCGGTGATTCATTTGCAGATATCGACCTAATCGGAACCAAGGCCCGCATCCGCACAGAACAATGCGGTCACGTAATCCTTAAATACGATCTGGAGCCCAGCCCCCTGTTTCCCGGTTATACGGATTTTGGCATCGCTAAAAACATCTCCGGCGGACTGATTGATTTCACTTACAATGCGATCAACGACATCATCGAATGTCTGGATGGAACAAAAATCAGGCCGTCTTGTACAGGTGAAGATGCTGTGTGCGCCCTTGCCATCGTTGATGCCTTGGTGCTATCAGCTAGGACAGGAACAATGATAGAGGTAAAATAA
- a CDS encoding CDP-glycerol glycerophosphotransferase family protein, producing MKKTILMVFHDAGGTAAAVPLIAEIRCHYRTAIYAHHTACKELQNHDVTLCEHLSNAEALDVLDTHRPDLVLTGTSAAGDTIDRAIIKAAQEKNIPTLSLLDYWLNYQERFADNEGIPLSCLPDIIAVMNDDAKTEMIKEGIPEGLIVITGSPRFEKLAQSNNDYENTRKVLAQRYGLAPEKIWVLYLSQPLTSHFGGEQQSIEKLGYTEKDSINCLLKGMGDLPVQVIARLHPREDISNRDLFKNMSAVFIQEEEIATLISASDLVTGMSTVALIDAYLMKKPVISIQPNQKNMDLCYLTRCHLAPKCDTPEDVETYIEKVMAKENFIDFNANEMFQKKASVNLQNLISRLINTNDQNGR from the coding sequence ATGAAAAAAACAATTTTGATGGTGTTTCATGACGCTGGCGGCACCGCCGCCGCCGTGCCCCTGATTGCAGAAATCCGGTGTCACTACCGTACAGCCATATATGCCCATCACACGGCCTGCAAAGAATTGCAGAATCACGACGTAACGCTTTGCGAACACCTCTCAAATGCAGAAGCGCTCGATGTTCTGGACACCCACAGGCCCGATCTGGTTCTGACCGGCACAAGCGCCGCCGGCGATACCATTGACCGGGCAATCATCAAAGCCGCACAAGAGAAAAATATCCCCACACTATCCCTTCTCGATTACTGGCTTAATTATCAAGAACGCTTCGCGGATAACGAGGGCATCCCCCTGTCATGTCTTCCTGATATCATTGCCGTAATGAACGATGATGCTAAAACGGAAATGATTAAAGAGGGCATCCCTGAGGGCCTTATAGTTATCACCGGATCACCGCGCTTCGAAAAACTTGCCCAAAGCAATAACGACTACGAAAACACGCGAAAAGTATTGGCACAACGCTATGGCCTGGCGCCTGAGAAAATTTGGGTTTTGTATCTATCGCAGCCTCTTACAAGCCATTTTGGCGGTGAACAGCAATCTATAGAAAAACTGGGATACACTGAAAAAGACTCGATCAACTGCCTGCTAAAGGGCATGGGCGACCTCCCGGTTCAAGTGATCGCCCGGCTGCACCCCAGAGAAGACATCAGCAATCGTGACTTGTTTAAAAACATGTCAGCCGTCTTCATTCAGGAAGAAGAAATTGCAACCCTCATTTCTGCATCTGATCTTGTAACGGGCATGAGCACTGTGGCTCTAATCGATGCCTACCTGATGAAAAAGCCAGTCATCAGCATACAGCCCAACCAGAAAAATATGGATCTTTGCTATCTGACACGATGCCACCTTGCCCCCAAATGTGATACTCCTGAAGACGTTGAAACATACATCGAAAAGGTCATGGCCAAAGAAAACTTTATTGATTTCAACGCCAACGAAATGTTTCAAAAAAAGGCCAGTGTGAATTTACAAAACCTGATAAGCCGCTTAATAAACACAAATGATCAAAACGGACGATAA
- a CDS encoding GNAT family N-acetyltransferase, whose translation MLKWTDDDEVTHYMYRGWRPSRLDELEKDFETTVNSDKDIEFAVCAQDDGRHIGVAGLHEIDWLTRNTEYRIMIGDKTAWGKGYGQETTALVVKYAFEKLNMNRVGLGVNAQDARAVKSYKKSGFVKEGVLRQVVFRNSAYYDAICMSILRSEYEDSKK comes from the coding sequence ATGCTCAAATGGACAGATGACGACGAGGTCACGCACTATATGTATCGAGGCTGGCGCCCGTCGCGTCTGGATGAGCTGGAAAAGGATTTTGAAACAACGGTCAACAGCGACAAGGATATCGAGTTCGCAGTCTGCGCTCAGGATGACGGGCGGCATATTGGCGTTGCCGGTCTGCATGAAATTGACTGGCTGACCCGGAACACTGAATACCGTATCATGATTGGCGACAAAACAGCGTGGGGAAAAGGATACGGCCAGGAAACAACGGCCCTTGTCGTTAAATACGCATTTGAAAAACTGAACATGAACAGGGTCGGTCTGGGCGTAAACGCCCAAGATGCCCGCGCTGTCAAAAGCTATAAAAAATCCGGATTCGTTAAGGAAGGGGTCCTGCGGCAGGTCGTTTTCAGAAACAGCGCCTATTATGACGCTATTTGCATGAGCATCTTGCGTAGTGAATATGAGGATTCCAAGAAATGA
- a CDS encoding glycosyltransferase family protein has product MRNAPPQKKVIAIVQARLGSTRLSGKVLLDVCGKPLLWHVMRRVMASTMVDETILTTADNDINKPIVDFAAQYGFSCYAGSEIDLLDRFYQPCKTGNADIVVRITADCPLVDPVIIDNTIRYYIENQNEIDYVNCNSSHKLPDGLDTEVFSMETLESLWKNTKGTFEREWFTTNIFEHPDRWRLGNMNVDQDYSQTRWTVDYPEDMELIREIFAALDNPDTIFGMNDILQLLKERPELDSINDAHKYRTDAIAIEEARKEAQQS; this is encoded by the coding sequence ATGAGAAACGCCCCCCCCCAAAAAAAAGTTATTGCTATTGTTCAAGCGCGGCTGGGTTCAACCCGCCTTTCAGGCAAAGTTCTGTTGGATGTTTGCGGTAAACCGCTCCTGTGGCATGTCATGAGACGCGTTATGGCCTCAACCATGGTCGATGAAACCATACTGACTACAGCTGACAACGATATAAACAAACCCATCGTCGACTTCGCCGCCCAATACGGATTTTCCTGCTACGCCGGCTCGGAAATTGATCTTCTCGATCGGTTTTACCAGCCATGCAAAACCGGAAACGCCGATATTGTTGTCCGTATTACTGCGGATTGCCCTCTGGTTGATCCGGTTATTATCGATAACACCATCAGATATTATATCGAAAACCAGAATGAGATAGATTACGTGAACTGTAATTCATCCCACAAACTCCCCGATGGGCTGGACACAGAAGTCTTTTCAATGGAAACGCTGGAAAGCCTCTGGAAGAATACAAAGGGCACATTCGAGCGCGAATGGTTTACAACCAATATATTCGAACACCCTGACCGCTGGCGTCTGGGCAACATGAACGTAGATCAGGATTACAGCCAAACCCGCTGGACTGTTGATTATCCAGAAGATATGGAACTAATCCGCGAGATTTTCGCGGCACTGGATAATCCCGATACGATATTCGGAATGAATGATATATTGCAGTTGTTGAAAGAACGCCCGGAACTGGACAGTATTAACGATGCCCACAAATACAGAACCGATGCCATAGCCATTGAAGAAGCAAGGAAAGAGGCCCAACAATCATGA
- a CDS encoding glycosyltransferase, with protein sequence MIKTDDKTTKPRVLFLLPALTAGGAERVLITLANRIDRQQFSPAFLTVSNEGPMRDIIAPDTPFHTLGKKRVSRGLFALYSKLRELRPDIVVSTMAHMNFGVLLLKPFFPNTHFIVREAITPSFFFQTSPLRRMLIRWAYRILYPWADLIVSPARIIIDEFKTLLGMSGENHVLLRNPVDTAGLRQNENTLPPVTEERKKTVHFVAAGRLHRQKGFDRLIIAAAELKMPYEWHLTILGEGEERENLEKLIAEQKLENRISLPGLIAAPWPSYAAADCFLLPSRFEGLPNVALEALCCGTPVIATDTAGGIQEIAASAPPHAVTIVDDMDHFIDAMSHIHPAPTQKFRASLLPVDFETDTVVKKFEDLLATVLSSR encoded by the coding sequence ATGATCAAAACGGACGATAAAACAACGAAACCCCGCGTTCTTTTCCTCCTCCCTGCCCTGACGGCGGGCGGTGCGGAACGCGTGCTTATCACGCTGGCCAACCGGATAGACAGACAACAATTTTCTCCGGCCTTCCTGACTGTCAGCAACGAAGGCCCGATGAGAGACATCATCGCCCCGGACACCCCCTTTCACACACTCGGAAAAAAACGTGTTTCACGGGGCCTTTTCGCACTTTACAGCAAACTACGCGAACTCCGGCCTGATATCGTCGTTTCAACGATGGCACACATGAATTTCGGCGTGTTGCTTCTCAAACCTTTTTTCCCGAACACGCATTTTATCGTCCGGGAAGCCATCACACCGTCGTTCTTTTTTCAAACATCCCCCCTGCGGAGAATGCTTATTCGCTGGGCGTACCGGATTTTATATCCTTGGGCCGACCTGATCGTCAGCCCGGCTCGGATCATCATCGACGAATTCAAAACCCTGCTCGGCATGAGCGGGGAAAACCATGTCTTGCTCCGCAATCCGGTCGACACGGCAGGTTTAAGACAAAATGAAAACACCTTGCCGCCTGTCACGGAGGAACGGAAAAAAACCGTTCATTTCGTGGCCGCAGGCCGTCTCCATCGCCAAAAAGGGTTTGACCGCCTGATCATAGCCGCCGCCGAACTAAAAATGCCTTATGAATGGCACCTGACGATCCTTGGCGAAGGGGAAGAAAGAGAAAATCTGGAAAAACTGATCGCGGAACAAAAGCTGGAAAACCGCATTTCCTTACCGGGGTTAATAGCAGCCCCTTGGCCCTCATACGCCGCCGCCGATTGCTTTCTTTTGCCATCGCGCTTCGAAGGCTTGCCCAATGTAGCTCTGGAAGCGCTTTGCTGTGGAACGCCGGTCATCGCCACCGACACAGCGGGAGGCATTCAGGAAATTGCGGCCTCAGCCCCTCCCCATGCCGTAACCATCGTTGACGATATGGATCATTTCATCGACGCCATGAGCCACATTCATCCCGCCCCCACGCAAAAATTTCGCGCCTCTTTGCTTCCCGTGGATTTTGAGACAGACACAGTTGTCAAAAAATTCGAAGACCTTTTAGCAACCGTCCTGTCATCACGATAA
- a CDS encoding class I SAM-dependent methyltransferase, producing MKQQLKAILPAPVWTAAREAVSWAQLVSLPKGNFDPANLRSFSSVALADVFEDQGIGKTWDDDHNAIASLFGNDDNMGGVNPGDRRAIYYLIMALKPQDVLEVGTHIGASTLHIVSALKRLGQGGHLTSADICDVNDPENGPWKKLGMPASPRDFCAKLGCADLVDFHVGPCQDYMRGTDQQYDFIFLDGDHRASAVYQELSVALPLLKPGGAVLLHDYYPEAKPLYPDNNIISGPFHALARVRKENPAIRVLPLGELPWPTKQGTNVTTLALVLNDAT from the coding sequence ATGAAGCAACAATTAAAAGCCATATTGCCGGCGCCTGTATGGACGGCAGCGCGGGAAGCTGTGAGCTGGGCACAACTTGTTTCTTTGCCCAAGGGGAATTTTGATCCCGCGAATTTGCGTTCGTTTTCTTCTGTCGCGCTGGCGGATGTTTTTGAAGATCAGGGTATCGGCAAAACGTGGGACGATGATCATAACGCCATAGCATCCCTTTTTGGTAACGATGACAATATGGGCGGCGTAAACCCAGGTGATCGCCGGGCGATCTATTACCTGATTATGGCTTTGAAACCACAGGATGTTCTTGAGGTGGGGACGCATATTGGGGCTTCTACGCTTCATATCGTGTCAGCTCTTAAACGTCTGGGGCAAGGTGGGCATCTTACGAGTGCCGATATCTGTGATGTAAACGATCCGGAAAACGGCCCGTGGAAAAAGCTGGGGATGCCCGCGTCACCGCGTGATTTTTGTGCAAAGCTGGGCTGTGCCGATCTTGTCGATTTTCATGTCGGTCCGTGTCAAGATTATATGCGCGGCACCGACCAGCAATATGATTTTATTTTTCTGGATGGCGATCATCGGGCCAGCGCCGTTTATCAGGAACTGAGTGTGGCGTTGCCCTTGCTGAAGCCCGGTGGTGCGGTGTTATTGCACGATTATTACCCGGAGGCCAAACCGCTTTACCCGGATAACAACATTATTTCTGGACCGTTTCATGCGTTGGCGCGTGTTCGCAAAGAAAACCCGGCGATCCGGGTGTTGCCGTTGGGTGAATTGCCATGGCCGACAAAACAAGGCACCAATGTTACGACACTGGCGCTTGTTTTGAATGACGCGACTTAG
- a CDS encoding DUF1284 domain-containing protein gives MPGLTPINLRPHHLLCILTYVGEGYSPAFVENFNTIVARLNQGTPVKIVKGPDDICAPLVKNPPADYHCEDEDHIALDNRALEDIINFLGNDVSYGSILRLPQQMVKKLRLSFSNNDIRNACAGCQWHDLCSKVSQSNYKDTLLHDDR, from the coding sequence ATGCCCGGCTTAACACCTATAAACCTGCGCCCGCATCACCTTTTATGCATCCTGACCTATGTCGGCGAAGGCTATTCGCCGGCGTTCGTGGAAAATTTTAACACCATTGTCGCACGTCTCAACCAGGGCACACCTGTCAAAATCGTCAAGGGGCCGGATGATATCTGCGCCCCTCTGGTTAAAAACCCGCCTGCTGACTATCACTGTGAAGACGAAGACCATATCGCCCTCGACAACCGGGCTTTAGAGGATATCATCAATTTTCTGGGCAACGATGTTTCATACGGCTCTATCCTGAGACTACCACAGCAAATGGTTAAAAAGCTTAGGCTCTCTTTTTCAAATAACGACATCAGAAACGCTTGCGCCGGGTGTCAATGGCATGATTTATGTAGCAAAGTCAGCCAATCAAACTACAAGGACACGTTGTTACATGACGACAGATAA